In the Kitasatospora terrestris genome, one interval contains:
- a CDS encoding FAD-binding oxidoreductase, with protein sequence MTAELLDDRALDALRSRFSGEVIAPGSPAYDEARVVFNAMVDKRPAVIARCATVDDAAAAVAFGTERGLEIAVRCGGHGVTGAALSEGGLVVDLRRLNAVEIDPVARVARVGGGAVMGDLDRACQAHGLAVTGGRVSTTGVGGLVLGGGSGWLERKFGLMCDNLLAAELVTADGRRVRASEHENPELFWALHGGGGNFGVVTAFVFGLHPLPEFSMALLMWPAEGGLELARAYRDAMDAAPDEAGGAMIFFTAPPEPFVPDHLVGQFAAGVLVTYAGTAEQARPWVAPMLGYGHQVEVVQDVPYADLQCMIDDPPGFRNYWSAAYLTGVPDPALEKFCEAAREMVVPSPSQHALFPMGGAVALGPAEYPVPWRSAPWAVHPFGMWEDPADDARACDWAHRAAADMAPWSVGASYLNFMSEEDDEVATAGRGTANAARLAAVKAEYDPDNVFHLNHNIRPA encoded by the coding sequence ATGACTGCCGAGCTGTTGGACGACCGGGCACTGGACGCACTGCGGTCCCGTTTCTCCGGTGAGGTGATCGCGCCGGGGAGCCCGGCCTACGACGAGGCCCGGGTGGTCTTCAACGCGATGGTCGACAAGCGCCCGGCGGTGATCGCCCGGTGCGCGACGGTCGACGACGCCGCCGCCGCGGTGGCCTTCGGCACCGAGCGCGGCCTGGAGATCGCGGTCCGCTGCGGCGGGCACGGGGTCACCGGCGCCGCGCTCAGCGAGGGCGGCCTGGTCGTCGACCTGCGCCGGCTGAACGCGGTGGAGATCGACCCGGTGGCCAGGGTGGCCCGGGTCGGCGGCGGCGCGGTGATGGGCGACCTCGACCGCGCCTGCCAGGCGCACGGGCTCGCCGTGACCGGCGGCCGGGTGTCCACCACCGGGGTGGGCGGCCTGGTGCTGGGCGGGGGGTCGGGCTGGCTGGAGCGCAAGTTCGGGCTGATGTGCGACAACCTGCTGGCCGCCGAGCTGGTCACCGCCGACGGCCGGCGGGTGCGGGCCAGTGAGCACGAGAACCCCGAGCTGTTCTGGGCGCTGCACGGCGGCGGCGGCAACTTCGGCGTGGTCACCGCCTTCGTCTTCGGGCTGCACCCGCTGCCGGAGTTCTCGATGGCGCTGCTGATGTGGCCGGCCGAGGGCGGCCTGGAGCTGGCCCGGGCCTACCGCGACGCGATGGACGCGGCGCCCGACGAGGCGGGCGGCGCGATGATCTTCTTCACCGCCCCGCCCGAGCCCTTCGTGCCGGACCACCTGGTCGGACAGTTCGCGGCCGGCGTGCTCGTCACGTACGCCGGCACGGCCGAGCAGGCCCGGCCCTGGGTGGCGCCGATGCTCGGCTACGGGCACCAGGTGGAGGTCGTCCAGGACGTCCCGTACGCCGACCTGCAGTGCATGATCGACGACCCGCCCGGCTTCCGGAACTACTGGTCGGCCGCCTACCTGACCGGGGTGCCCGACCCGGCGCTGGAGAAGTTCTGCGAGGCGGCCCGCGAGATGGTGGTGCCCTCGCCCTCGCAGCACGCGCTCTTCCCGATGGGCGGGGCGGTCGCCCTCGGGCCGGCCGAGTACCCCGTCCCCTGGCGCTCGGCGCCGTGGGCGGTGCACCCGTTCGGCATGTGGGAGGACCCGGCGGACGACGCCCGGGCCTGCGACTGGGCCCACCGGGCGGCCGCCGACATGGCGCCCTGGTCGGTCGGCGCCTCCTACCTCAACTTCATGAGCGAGGAGGACGACGAGGTCGCCACCGCCGGGCGCGGCACGGCCAACGCGGCCCGGCTGGCGGCGGTCAAGGCGGAGTACGACCCGGACAACGTCTTCCACCTCAACCACAACATCCGCCCGGCCTGA
- a CDS encoding dolichyl-phosphate-mannose--protein mannosyltransferase produces the protein MAQAQVTERPAPAAVRAVERDRWRWWGPLAVAAFAGLLRFWDLPYPNAFVFDETYYPKDAWSLLEQGYEGVWPDGANAQILGVPQIVPLTPAPEFVAHPPLGKWVISLGEWAFGLHPFGWRIVVALLGTLTVLMLARIGRRLFGSTLLGCTAALLMAVDGLHFVMSRVGLLDGVQLFFVLAAFGCLLVDRDRARALLRAARAEGGAAGDQVGLGVRPWRLAAGVLLGCACAVKWNGIQILAVLGLLTVLWDQAGRRWAGARHPWRSMLRRDALPAFLSTVGVAALVYLLAWTGWFVTDGGYGRHWADDRAGLSPPHTPVLEVPLPQVPMTWVPAALRSWWHYHAQMYDFNTGLSSPHTYQSNPWSWLVQGRPVSMYWQQVPQGQQGCTASEGCASQILALGTPLLWWTACFALAYALWRWFFRRDWRAGAILAGVAGVYLPWFQYQERTIFSFYMVVLVPFLCLAVAQMLGALLGPPGCPPERRRWGAAGAGLIVLAVVGCFAFFHPLYTAEVIPMDDWRARMWFTSWI, from the coding sequence ATGGCGCAGGCGCAAGTCACCGAGAGGCCGGCCCCCGCGGCGGTGCGGGCGGTCGAACGGGACCGGTGGAGGTGGTGGGGACCGCTGGCGGTGGCGGCGTTCGCCGGGCTGCTGCGGTTCTGGGACCTGCCGTACCCGAACGCGTTCGTCTTCGACGAGACGTACTACCCCAAGGACGCCTGGTCACTGCTGGAGCAGGGCTACGAGGGCGTCTGGCCGGACGGCGCGAACGCCCAGATCCTCGGCGTCCCGCAGATCGTTCCGCTCACCCCCGCACCGGAGTTCGTGGCCCACCCGCCGCTCGGCAAGTGGGTGATCTCGCTGGGCGAGTGGGCGTTCGGCCTGCACCCCTTCGGCTGGCGGATCGTGGTGGCGCTGCTCGGCACCCTGACGGTGCTGATGCTGGCCCGGATCGGCCGGCGGCTGTTCGGCTCGACGCTGCTGGGCTGCACCGCGGCCCTGCTGATGGCGGTGGACGGGCTGCACTTCGTGATGAGCCGGGTCGGCCTGCTGGACGGCGTGCAGCTGTTCTTCGTGCTGGCCGCCTTCGGCTGCCTGCTGGTCGACCGGGACCGGGCCCGCGCCCTGCTGCGGGCCGCCCGCGCGGAGGGCGGCGCGGCGGGCGACCAGGTCGGCCTCGGGGTGCGCCCCTGGCGGCTGGCGGCCGGCGTCCTGCTCGGCTGCGCCTGCGCGGTGAAGTGGAACGGGATCCAGATCCTCGCCGTCCTCGGCCTGCTCACCGTCCTGTGGGACCAGGCGGGCCGCCGCTGGGCCGGCGCCCGGCACCCCTGGCGCTCGATGCTGCGCCGCGACGCCCTGCCCGCCTTCCTCTCCACGGTCGGCGTCGCCGCGCTGGTCTACCTGCTGGCCTGGACCGGCTGGTTCGTCACCGACGGCGGCTACGGCCGGCACTGGGCGGACGACCGGGCCGGCCTCTCCCCGCCGCACACCCCGGTGCTGGAGGTCCCGCTGCCGCAGGTGCCGATGACCTGGGTGCCCGCCGCGCTGCGCAGCTGGTGGCACTACCACGCGCAGATGTACGACTTCAACACCGGCCTGTCCTCCCCGCACACCTACCAGTCCAACCCGTGGAGCTGGCTGGTCCAGGGCCGCCCGGTCTCGATGTACTGGCAGCAGGTGCCGCAGGGCCAGCAGGGCTGCACCGCGTCCGAGGGCTGCGCCTCCCAGATCCTGGCCCTCGGCACCCCGCTGCTGTGGTGGACGGCCTGCTTCGCGCTGGCGTACGCGCTGTGGCGCTGGTTCTTCCGCCGGGACTGGCGGGCCGGCGCGATCCTCGCCGGGGTGGCCGGCGTCTACCTGCCCTGGTTCCAGTACCAGGAACGGACGATCTTCTCCTTCTACATGGTGGTGCTGGTCCCGTTCCTCTGCCTGGCGGTGGCCCAGATGCTGGGCGCGCTGCTCGGCCCGCCCGGCTGCCCGCCCGAGCGGCGCCGCTGGGGCGCGGCCGGCGCCGGGCTGATCGTGCTGGCCGTCGTCGGCTGCTTCGCCTTCTTCCACCCGCTGTACACGGCGGAGGTGATCC
- a CDS encoding MerR family transcriptional regulator — protein sequence MRSIGELARESGLGVSALRFYDGAGVFVPARVDPRTGYRWYAPEQLAGARLLARLRRVGMPLAGIAQVLDGDPASARAAIDRHLRQLEDGLADARRELSTVRDLIDLREHPMTAPTRLTVPAPALAAALDAVRFAAGSDPEHPVVRGVLFDPEPKDGLLRLVATDRYRLAVATAPATVEGPGGGVLVPTALADAARALLDGAESIELTVDGPRLTLRAGGRELAGERLDLDFPDYRRLLRVETTHRLEFAADELLAHLGSGPAAEDGTAILAADGFQVLVNREYLLQAVAAGGAEQLVLELGGPIAPLAIRFPTRADTFSLLMPVARD from the coding sequence ATGCGCAGTATCGGTGAGCTGGCCCGGGAGAGCGGCCTGGGCGTGAGCGCCCTGCGGTTCTACGACGGCGCCGGGGTGTTCGTCCCGGCCCGGGTCGACCCGCGGACCGGCTACCGCTGGTACGCGCCCGAGCAGCTGGCCGGCGCCCGCCTGCTGGCCCGGCTGCGCCGGGTCGGCATGCCGCTCGCCGGGATCGCCCAGGTCCTGGACGGCGACCCGGCGAGCGCCCGGGCCGCGATCGACCGGCACCTGCGGCAGCTGGAGGACGGCCTCGCCGATGCCCGCCGCGAGCTCTCCACGGTCCGTGACCTGATCGACCTGAGGGAGCATCCGATGACCGCACCGACCCGACTCACCGTGCCCGCCCCGGCGCTCGCCGCCGCCCTGGACGCCGTCCGCTTCGCCGCCGGCAGCGACCCGGAGCACCCGGTGGTGCGCGGCGTGCTGTTCGACCCCGAGCCCAAGGACGGCCTGCTGCGCCTGGTCGCCACCGACCGGTACCGGCTGGCCGTCGCCACCGCCCCCGCGACGGTGGAAGGACCCGGCGGCGGGGTGCTGGTGCCGACCGCGCTCGCGGACGCCGCCCGGGCCCTGCTGGACGGCGCCGAGAGCATCGAACTCACGGTGGACGGGCCGCGGTTGACGCTGCGCGCGGGCGGCCGGGAGCTGGCCGGGGAGCGGCTCGACCTGGACTTCCCCGACTACCGGCGCCTGCTGCGGGTGGAGACCACCCACCGCCTGGAGTTCGCGGCGGACGAGCTGCTGGCCCACCTCGGGTCCGGCCCCGCCGCGGAGGACGGCACGGCGATCCTGGCGGCGGACGGGTTCCAGGTGCTGGTCAACCGCGAGTACCTGCTGCAGGCCGTCGCGGCCGGCGGCGCCGAGCAGCTCGTCCTGGAGCTCGGCGGCCCGATCGCCCCGCTGGCGATCCGCTTCCCGACCCGCGCGGACACCTTCTCGCTGCTGATGCCGGTCGCCCGCGACTGA